The DNA region TAATGTGTTCTGAAAAATGATAACTCAGAACTAAAAAACTTATATGTTTAAAAAAAAGAAAACTATATTTTATGAATAATAAAAATAGTAGGGCGTTTGTGTAAATCTACATTTTCTTTTTTCCAGGCCGAAATTTTCTTGGTTTTGATGTATTCCGTTGGTAGCGTGATATCAGTCGCGATACATAAATGAGTTTCAGGATGTAGTATCTGAATTAAATCTTCTACTAATTTGTTGTTGCGATAGGGTGTTTCGATAAAAATCTGAGATTGATTTTTTTCGAATGAAATACGTTCTAAACTTTTTAGTGCGGCTCTTTTGTCGTCTTTTTCAATAGGTAAATAACCGTGGAAAGTAAAACTTTGTCCGTTCATTCCCGAAGCCATCATGGCTAATAAAATGGAAGAAGGTCCTACTAAAGGAACAACTTGAATTCCTTTGTCGTGTGCCAGTTTTACAATCACCGCACCAGGATCGGCTACGCCTGGACAACCTGCTTCGCTCATTAAGCCTACATTTTTTCCTTCTAATAAAGGTTTGATGAAGTCTAGATGTTCTTTAGCATCGGTGTGTTTGTTCAATGCAAAAAGCACTAAATCCGATTGTTTTTTTTCTGGATGAACGGCTTTGATGGATTTTCTAGCTGTTTTTTCGTTTTCTACAATATAATGGTCTATGAAATCAATTGTTCTTTTTACGGTTTGAGGTAAAACATCCATTGGGTCGCATTCTCCCATTGTTGTTGGGATTAAATAGAGTTTACCAAAAAGCGTGCTTGATTTCATTTTGTTTGTGTTTGGAGTATTCAGCTAAAAATTAGTTGTGATTAGCTTTTAATTTTGAGGCTATGATTTCGCAGGCTTCGTCCAGCATTTGGTAAACCATCTCGAATCCATTGGATATGCCATAATAAGGATCAGGAACATCTACGTTTTCATCTGGATACAACTCGTTCATAATGATTTCAACTTTTTCTTTTTGTGTATCATTTTCAGCTAAACGGATTACGTCTCTATAGTTGGATTTATCCATCACATAGATGTAATCAAAAGTTTCGAAATCCTCTACTTTGAATAGTCGGGCTCTTTGTGAAGAAATGTCTAAATGATGTTGTTTAGCAACAGCAATAGAACGAGAATCTGGTTGGCTTCCTGAATGCCAAGCTCCTGTGCCAGCAGAATCAACGAAGAATTTATCTTTTGGTAGTTTCGAGGCTAAAATTCCTTCGGCCAAAGGTGATCTACAAATGTTACCCAAACATACCATTAAAATTTTAACAGACATTTCTTTAGAGCGTTAGTTTTTTGTGGATATCCTCTACAAATTTTTTGAACTGTTTATCAGTAGCAACGAGATTATCAACTGTTTTACAAGCGTGTAGCACTGTTGCGTGGTCACGATCTCCTATTTGAGAACCGATGTTAGCCAAAGACGATTTCGTGAATTTTTTGGCAAAAAACATCGCTAACTGTCTCGCTTGAACAACGTGTCTTTTTCTTGTTTTTGACTGTAAGGTTTCAACGTCCAATTGGAAATAATCGGAAACAATTTTTTGAATATAATCGATAGAGATTTCGCGTTTTACATTTTTAACGAATTTCTCTACGACGCTTTTGGCTAGTTCGATAGTTACTTCTTTTTTGTTAAAAGAAGATTGTGCAATTAATGAAATAATCGCTCCTTCTAATTCACGAACATTGGTCTTGATGTTACGAGCTACATATTCGATAATTTCGTCTGGCATTTCTACCCCATCACGGAATAAGATATTTTTTAGAATTGAAATTCTAGTTTCATAATCCGGTTGGTGTAATTCGGCAGATAATCCCCATTTGAAACGAGATAATAAGCGTTGCTCAATATCTTGCATATCAACAGGAGCCTTGTCAGAAGTCAGGATTACTTGTTTTCCGTTTTGATGCAAATAATTAAAAATATGGAAAAATACGTCTTGTGTACCGGATTTTCCAGATAAGAATTGCACGTCATCAATGATTAATACATCGATTAGTTGATAGAAATGAATAAAATCATTTCGATTATTTTTCTTAACAGAATCTATATATTGTTGTGTGAATATTTCAGCAGAAATATACAGTACTGTTTTTTCAGGATATTTGTCTTTAATTTCAACCCCAATAGCGTGTGCAAGGTGTGTTTTTCCTAATCCTACTCCTCCAAAGATTAATAATGGATTGAAAGATGTTCCACCAGGTTTATTGGCCACAGCCATACCAGCCGAACGTGCTAATCTATTTGAATCTCCTTCTAGGAAATTGTCAAAACTGTAATTGGCATTTAATTGCGATTCAATTTTTAAATTTCTAATTCCAGGAATTACAAACGGATTTTTTAATTCAGGATCAAGGTTTTTTAACGGAGCATCTACGTTTTGTGGTTTTACAGGAGGACGACTGGCACTTGGTAACTGTTCTGTAAACGGTTGTTTGTTGCCATAGGTGTTCTCCATTTTAATTTTATAAAGTAACTTTGCATTTTTGCCAAGTTCTTTAGTAAGGGCGACCTTCAATAATTTAACATAGTGTTCTTCTAACCATTCGTAGAAAAATTTACTAGGAACCTGAATGTATAAAGCATTATCGGTAAGTTCAACTGACTTGATTGGTTCAAACCAAGTTTTGTATGCTTGGTCTTGAATATTGTCTTTTATGAAAGACAAACAGTTATCCCATACTGATTGAGCAGTTTTGTTCATAAATTCTGTTAAATTATTATATTTTGTATTTGGTTGTTTGAAGTAAATAACAGCAAAAAAAGATGTTATTTCTTGGGGTAACAAATATGTGAACAAATTTCTTTAAAAAAAAATTTAAGGGCGTTGATTTTGTAAAAATATTGTTGTAAGTAATAGTAAAATTATTTTAAAAAATATAAAATTAGATTATGAGAGAATACGAGTTTAAGGTAAGAGTAAGGTATGCAGAAACCGATCAAATGGGGGTAGTTTATCATGGAAATTACGCGCAGTATTTTGAGATGGGACGTGTGGAATGGCTTAGAAACATTGGGATTTCTTATAAATGGATGGAAGAAAATGGTGTGATGCTTCCAGTGGTGTCCTTGACAATGAATTATAAAAAACCAGCTCGTTATGACGATATATTGAGAGTAAAAACGATTTTCAAAAGTCAGAAATCAGTTAAGATTGAATTCGATTATGAAATCTATAATGAAGAGGATGAGTTATTAACAATTGGACACTCGGTTTTGGTGTTTGTTGATATGAAAACGGGTCGTCCAATAGCTGCCCCAGACTATGTTAAAACGCAACTTTTGCGAATGTAAAATCTAAGAATCTGATATTGATTATTCTTTAATTTTTGCCTCTATTTCGTATAGAGAATTTAAAATTTCGAATAGTTGGGAGGCATTTTTTTTACGCGTTTTTACCTCAATTTCGCAGCTCATTTCCATTTTTTGATGTACAATATCTAAGTTTTTTTCTTTGATAATGCGCATTATTTTGTTCATGTTCTTGTAGTCAAATGAAATTAAAAAATGCGTGTCGATTGTTTTTTCGATAATTGTAGCATTTTCTAATGTAAGTTGAGCGGCGGTTTTGTAAGCTGTAATTAGTCCGCCAACACCTAATTTGGTTCCGCCGAAAATGCGAACAATAACGATAAGAATATTGGTAACAGAAAAAGATTGGATTTGCCCATAGATTGGCATTCCAGCCGAATTACTTGGTTCTCCGTCGTCATTGGCTCGGTAACTGATTTTTTCAGCGCCAATTTGGTACGCGTAGCAATAATGACAAGCGGTTGGGTGTTTTTTTCGAAGCGAATCAATAATAGGTTTGACTTCTTCTTCTGAAGTTATAGGATAGGCATAGCCAAAGAATTTACTTCCTTTCTCTTTAAAAAGAATTTCTTCTGAGGGAAAAGCAATCGTGTTATAGGTGTCTTTCATAATCAATGGCAATGGCAAAAATCAATTTCAATTATAAAAGTCAATTTAAAAAAACATTGCCATTGCCTTTGACTTTTGAAATTATCATTGTTAGAGTATGTTTTTTTCAAATAGATCGACAACGTCTTCTTTGCCTACTTGTAGATTCCAAACTTGTATGCCTAATGCAGCTGCTGCATCGGTATTTTCTTTTTTGTCATCAACAAATAAAGTGCGCTTTGGTTGTAATTCGTGTTGGTTTAAAAGCGCTTGGTAAATTTCGGCATCAGGCTTGCGCATTCCCATTTCAAATGAAAAATATACTTTTTCAAAACATTGGTAAAAATCGCCATAGAAGGACGAACCAACTCTTTGTTCGAAAGTTTCGATGTGAATCGAATCGGTATTGCTCAATAAAAACAAGCGGTATTTTTTAGACAGCATTTGTAAAAATTCCAATCGGTACAAAGGGAAATCGGCTAGAATCGTATTCCAAACATCTTGAATTTCTTCGATGGAAGCGTTAGGCATGTGTTTTTGAAAACCAGCTAAGAATTCGTTCCTTGAAATATTTCCTTTTTCAAATTGAATATTCAATTGGTCAAGATCTTCATTCCATTCTTTTAGTCCTAAATTTTTAAAACCATCCATAGTGGTTTTTTTATCTAGGTTTATAAAGATATCTCCAAAATCAAAAATGATAGTATTAATCATGGTTTCTAAAAATTAAAAGTTCATCCTTAAGGATTAGCTGGGTTTGGTTTGTAGTTGGTTTTATAATAGGTGCTTTTGTTCCATTTTTAAAAGTATTTTGTCCTTTAAAAATTCGTGCTTCGTCCCAAAGATTTGTATCAATGAAAGTTTGCAAGGTTTGACCTCCTCCTTCTATAATCACAGATTGGATTTGGTGATTAAATAATGTTCGCGCAATTTGAGAGGCAATATTTTGATTAAAATCAATTACCTCAAAGATAAGGTTTTCTTGGTTTGTATTTTGGTTTGATTGGCAAAAAACAATGGTTTTTTGTTGGTTATCCAATAGGTGATTTGTTTTTGGAATGCGATTATTTTGGTCTAAAACAATCCTCACGGGTGATTTCCCTGTCCAATCACGAACATCTAATTTAGGATTGTCGTCTATTGCGGTTTGAGTACCAACAAGAATTGCTTGTTCTTCAGTACGCCATTTGTGTACCAATTGTCTGGAATACGGATTACTAATCCAGACTGGTTTTTGTTCGTCTCTTTCATTTGGAGCAATAAATCCATCTGCGCTTTCGGCCCATTTTAGTATGATATAAGGACGTTGTTTTTGATGAAAAGTAAAAAAACGTTTGTTGAGTTCGTTGCATTCGCTTTCAAGTACACCAACGGTCACATTGCTTCCTGCTTCAATTAATTTTTTGATGCCTTTTCCGGCTACTTTTTCATTCGGGTCAACAGTTCCAATAACTACATTCGGAATTTGATGCTGAATAATTAAATCACAACAAGGTGGTGTTTTTCCAAAATGACTGCAAGGTTCTAAGCTTACATAAATTGTGGCTTCTTTAAGTAAAGATTTGTCTTTAACAGAATTTACGGCATTGACTTCGGCATGCGGTTCTCCCGCTTTTTTGTGCCAACCTTCACCTATAATTTGGTCTTTATAAACAATTACACTGCCTACCATCGGATTAGGATAGGTGGTTCCAAGCCCATTTTGAGCTAATTCAATGCAACGTGCTAGGTATTTTTCATGTTTCTTCACGGGGCAAAAATAGGTATTTTTGAGTTGTTTTTTAAAACCATATAAGTCATATAAGTTTACATTCTTATTTTTTTTAAAAAGGGATTTACTTACGAAAGGGAGTATAAGTTTTGATGTTATCTGGTTTTGAATTCATTTGCTAAAAATAATTTTAGTTATTTTGCACGTTAACAGTTTTATTTCTAAACTGAATCTGACTATGAGAATTAAAGAATACAGAGCCCAATTTATTCAGGAACTTTCACCTATATATGGAGTGGAGGAAGCAGAAAGTTTTTTCTATTTGATTTTAGAAAATCAAAAACAATTGAAGCGAATTGATTTGGCTTTGAATTCAGATTTGGTTTTTTCGGATTCCGATTTAGACTATTGGAATAGCGTTTTGAATGAATTAAAAAAAGAGATTCCTGTTCAATATTTGCTAGGCAAAGCCCATTTTTACGGATTGGAGTTTGAAGTGAATGAAAATGTTTTGATTCCAAGACCAGAAACGGAAGAGTTAGTGGATTGGATTATTGAAACTAAGAAGTCAGAGGTTAGAAGTAAGAATTTAAGAATTCTGGATATCGGGACAGGAAGTGGTTGTATTGCGATTTCATTGGCTAAAAATATTCCGAATGCTCAGGTTTTTGCCATTGATGTTTCTGAAAAGGCTTTGGCTACAGCCCAAAAAAATGCTGAAATGAATCAAACGGAAGTGCATTTTATAAAAACCGACATTTTAAAAACGGACGATTTGGAGAATCTTCCAACTTCCAACTTCCAGCTTCCAACTCAATTTGATATTATTGTATCAAATCCTCCTTATGTACGAAATTTAGAAAAAGAGGAAATCAAGAAAAATGTTTTGGACTACGAACCACATTTGGCACTTTTTGTTGCGGATGATAATGCTTTAATTTTTTATCGAAAAATAGCTGAATTGGCTCAAAAAAATCTAGCTCCAAACGGACAATTATTTTTCGAAATTAATCAATATTTAGGGAAAGAAATGATTGTATTACTCGAAAATATGAATTTCAAGAATGTTGAGTTGAGAAAGGATATATATGGTAATGATAGGATGACCTTAGGGAGAATTTAGAATTCAGAAATTAGATTTGAGAATGCATAAAGCAGACTATAGAAGGCATATTGCAGAAATTGTTAGTATAGAGCAGATTTTAGAATGTAAAGATAATTGTGTGTTTTACGAGAATTTATCTGGGTTATTTATCATGTAATTAATAAGCTTACCAATCTCTAAACTTTTTGTGGTTAATTCTGAGAATAATTCTTCAGAGATGTATTTACAAGCAAATGAATACTCTAACCAAGCTTGGGTTTCTGCATTTTCAGCGTCAGAGTCTGTAAGTTTTAATATAAAATGTTTTTTATATCTTATTTTCCGTGAAGCTTCGGCAATGTTAGCTGATACACTTCTTGACGAACGTCGAATTTGGTCAGTTAATGAATATTTTTCTTCAATTGGAAATGTTTTGGTTGTCTTGAAAATCAACATTGACAATTCGAAAGATTTTTTGTAAGCTAGTAAATCTTGAAATTTCATTTTTTCATTTTTTTATTAAATCTGCCTTCTGATTTCTGCTTTCTGCCATCGGCCTTTTGCCTTCTGATTTCTGCCTTCTGATTTCTGCCTTCTGATTTCTGCTTTCTGAAAACTATTCGTAACGTAGCGCCTCAATAGGATCGAGCATTGCGGCTTTAATTGCTGGGTATAAACCAGAAACAATGGCTACAGCAAAACTAGTTAAGAAAGCAGCCATAATAGCTTGCCAAGGAATTACAAACACAAAACTAAGGGCAGATGCAATTCCGTAGCCAATGAGGATGCCAAAAATAATTCCGGCTAATCCGCCTATTTGTCCTATAAGTAAGGTTTCAATAAAAAATTGGATGGCTACCGTAGAACGTTTTGCCCCTAATGACTTTCTAACGCCAATTTCACGCGTTCGTTCTGTAACCGATACAATCATAATATTCATTAAAGCAATGGAAGAACCTAGAATGGTTATAATTCCGATTACCCATGACGCCCAACCTAAATATTGAGTAATACTTAGAATTCGGTTGATCAAATCGTCACTTCTTACTACAGCAAAATTATTTTCTTTGATGGGACTTAATTTGCGAATGCTACGCATCGAACTAATAGCATTGTCAATAGCTTGATCTAAAAATTCTTTGTTATTCACCATCACACTTACGCTATAATTAATGTTAGCTGCTGTAAATAAGGAACGCGCTACTTGGATAGGAATTAAAACTCTCAAGTCTTGACTGTTGCCAAAGGTGGAGCCTTTTTCTTTAAGTACACCGATGACTTTAAAACGAGCACCACGTATCGAAATGATTTTATTGATGGGATTAACATCTTTTAGTAAGCCTTTCAAAAAGTCAGAGCCTACCACACAAACATAGTTGTTGTTGCTAATATCGAAGTTGTTAAAGTTGCGACCTACACTGGTTTCTAATCCCGAATTAGGTACAAAATACTCATCAACTCCCATTATTGTAATTTCAGGATCTGTTTTTTCGGTGTCAAATTTTACCTCGGCAGTTGAAGTGGCTTTGAAAGAAAGTGAAGTCTGCGCTAAGGGGAAATTGTATTTGTTTTTAAAAGTTACGGCTTCTGGATAGCTAATAACGGGATTGATAATGGTTCGTTCTTCACCGCCTCGTCTTTTAATCGTGTTTTCATATCGATTTATGTTGAATGTGTTGGCGCCCATTGAAGCAAAGTCAGACGAAATTGTGTTTTCTAATGCCGAAACGACAGTCAGAATTCCAACCAATGCTGTAATCCCTATAGCAATAATTAGTACGGTTAAAGTCGTGCGTAGAATTTGGGTTTTGATAGATCCAAAAGCGATTTTTATATTTTCTTTTAAAAGACTGTTCATGAGGATAGTTTGTACGAAAATACAATTTTTGCTAGAAGTTTGTTTTCAAGGCAAGTTATTTATTTTAAAAATTAGATATTTGCACAGCGAAATAAGAGGTTAGAAGTTAGAAATAAGAAGTGGTAGTACTTGAGATTTTTAACTTCTAACTTCCAACTTCTAACTTCTAACTTTTAAAAATGGCATCAAAACCAAGTATTCCTAAAGGGACAAGAGATTTTTCACCAGCAGAGGTGGCAAAACGGCAATATATTATTCAGACTATAAAAAGTAATTTTGAAAAATTTGGTTTCCAACCAATTGAAACGCCTTCGTTTGAAAATTCAGAAACCTTAATGGGTAAATATGGAGAAGAAGGTGATCGTTTGATTTTTAAAATTTTGAATTCGGGAGATTATTTGGCGAAAGCCAATGCTGCCCATTTGGAAGCTAAGGATAGTACTAAATTAACGTCAAGTATTTCTGAAAAAGCTCTGCGTTATGATTTGACTGTTCCTTTTGCTCGTTACGTTGTACAACACCAAAACGAAATAGAATTTCCATTTAAAAGATATCAAATCCAACCGGTTTGGCGTGCCGATAGACCACAAAAAGGACGTTTTAGAGAATTTTTTCAGTGTGATGCTGATGTGGTTGGGTCAAAATCATTGTGGCAGGAAGTAGAGTTAGTACAATTGTACGATACTGTTTTTACAGCTTTAGGGTTGAACGGAGCGACGGTTAAGATTAACAATCGTAAAGTGTTGTCTGGAATTGCTGAGGTAATTGGTGCTTCGGATAAGTTGATTGATTTTACAGTGGCTTTGGATAAACTGGATAAAATTGGTGAAGACGGAGTGAAGAAAGAAATGATTGAAAAAGGAATTTCGGAAGAAGCTTTAGTAAAAGTGCAGCCTTTGTTTTCTTTTTCAGGAAGTATTTCGGAGAAAATCGAGCAACTTTCAGGTTTATTAGCAACTTCAGAAGAAGGAATGAAAGGGGTGGAAGAATTGCGCTTCATTTGTGACAAGGTGACTCAATTAGGTTTGTCTACTGCCATTTTGGATTTGGATGTAACTTTAGCACGTGGTCTAAATTATTATACTGGAGCTATTTTTGAAGTTGGTGCACCAAAAGGTGTTGCCATGGGTTCCATAGGAGGAGGCGGTAGATACGATGATTTGACAGGGATTTTTGGTTTGAAGAACATGAGTGGTGTAGGAATCTCATTTGGATTGGATCGTATTTATTTGGTTTTGGAAGAATTAAATTTGTTCCCAGAAACCGTAACTGCTTCTTCAAAGGCTTTGTTTGTTAATTATGGCGACGATGAAGCTTTTTATGCTTTACAAGCGATTAAGAATTTGAGAGCGCAGGGTATAAAAGTAGAACTGTATCCAGATAAGGCAAAAGTAGGGAAGCAATTTCAATATGCTGATAAGCGAAATATACCGTTTGCGGTAGTTGTAGGTGGTGAAGAAATGAGTTCAAATACCTATTCTTTAAAAAATTTGGTTTCAGGAGAACAAATTACCTTGGATTTTGAAGGTTTAAAGAATGCTTTACTATAAAATTTACTTGTAGCAATAAAAAAAGCTTTGTCAAACGACAAAGCTTTTTTTTGGTATAATAATCGTGAATTAATAATTGTTTAGAAATCAATTCTAATTTTCAGTCTTTTTTTAGAACGAAAATTAGAGACTGATTAGAACCTAGTAACAAACATATACAATCTATTTGAAATATGTATTAAAATTGTATTAAAATTTTAATTTAAGGCTAAAAAAAATAAATTCAGGAAAAAACCACCCTGTAAAATGCTTATTAGGAAAAAGAGTGACAATTTGGCATTTGATACGGTTTGGCAGTACTTTTGCTATCCAAAGGAAAGTGTAAAAATGAAGTTTAAGAATATTTTTAAAAATAAAGGAAGTATGAGTACTGAGAATACAGAAATCGATAAAGAGATGGATGAAGTAACTATGGAGAACAAGGCTAGTGAAGAGCAAGCAGTTACTGAGGAGTTAAGTGTTGAGGAGCAATTAGCGCAAGACTTAGCGAATGAAAAGGATAAATATTTACGATTATTTGCTGAATTTGAAAACTACAAAAGAAGAACTTCAAAAAGAGCGAATCGATTTGTTTAAAACAGCTAATCAAGAAGTTTTATTAGCAATGTTACCAGTTTTAGACGATTTTGACAGAGCTATTGTTGAAATTGCTAAATTAGAAGATGAAACTTTTACAAAAGGAGTAGAGTTAATCCATGAAAAATTAAAAAGCACGCTATCTTCTAAAGGTTTAGAGTTAGTAGATGTGAAAACAGGTGACGCTTTTAATGCTGATTTTGCCGAAGCAATTACTCAAATTCCAGCTCCATCTGACGAATTAAAAGGAAAAATTGTGGATGTACTTGAAAAAGGATATAAACTAGGCGATAAAATTATTCGTTTCCCAAAAGTTGTCATTGGACAATAATAAATAGGGTTCTGTACTAGTGCTAATCAGTACTTTTCTAAAAAATAGATACAAATGAAAAAAGATTTTTACGAGATATTAGGTGTTTCTAAAAATGCTGATGCTGCGGCGATCAAGAAAGCCTACAGAAAGAAAGCTATTGAGTTCCATCCTGACAAAAATCCGGGCGACAAAGCGGCAGAAGAAAAATTCAAAGAGGCAGCTGAAGCTTATGAAGTTTTAGGAGATCCTGACAAAAAAGCAAAGTATGACCAATTTGGGCACCAAGCTTTTGATGGTTCTGGAGGTTTTGGTGGTCACCATATGAATATGGATGATATCTTTAGCCAATTTGGAGACATTTTTGGCGGTGGCTTTGGTGGCTTTGGCGGAGGAAGTCGCGGTGGAGGTCCTCGTCGTGCAAAAGGAAGTAATTTACGAATCAAAGTGAAATTAACTTTGGAAGAAATTGCTAATGGTGTTGAGAAGAAAGTAAAAGTAAAGCGTAAAGTTCAGGCTCCTGGAGTTACTTACAAAACGTGTTCAACTTGTAATGGACAAGGTCAGGTAATGCGTGTAACGAATACTATTTTAGGAAGAATGCAATCGGCTTCAACTTGTCCTAGTTGCGGTGGTTCTGGTCAGATTTTAGATCATAAACCGTCTAATGCTGATGCGCAAGGAATGATCGTAGAAGACGAAACAGTTTCTATCAAAATCCCTGCTGGTGTAGTGGATGGAATGCAATTAAAAGTTTCAAACAAAGGAAACGATGCTCCAGGTAATAGTATTCCAGGTGATTTGATTGTAGCTATTGAAGAATTAGAACATGAATTCTTAAAGCGTGAAGGTGAGAACTTGCACTATGATTTGTATGTGAGTTTCCCTGAAGCGGTTCTTGGGGTTTCTAAAGATATCGAAGCAATCAATGGAAAAGTAAGAATCAAATTAGAAGAAGGAATCCAATCGGGAAAAATCCTTCGATTAAAAGGAAAAGGTATTCCTAGTATCAACGGATATGGTAATGGAGATTTATTAGTTCATATTAATGTTTGGACACCAAAAACATTAAATAAAGAACAACGACAATTCTTTGAGAAATATTTGGAAGATGATAATTTTTCACCAAATCCTGAAAAATCAGATAAATCATTCTTTGAAAAAGTAAAAGACATGTTTTCTTAAATTTTTTGAGTGAATCAAAATCAATAATTATAACCCATTCGCTGCGGCGAGTGGGTTTTTTTATAACACAATTATCGTCTATTTCGCTTGTAATTATTTACTTTTACAACCGCTAGGCCA from Flavobacterium nitratireducens includes:
- a CDS encoding IMPACT family protein, with product MKDTYNTIAFPSEEILFKEKGSKFFGYAYPITSEEEVKPIIDSLRKKHPTACHYCYAYQIGAEKISYRANDDGEPSNSAGMPIYGQIQSFSVTNILIVIVRIFGGTKLGVGGLITAYKTAAQLTLENATIIEKTIDTHFLISFDYKNMNKIMRIIKEKNLDIVHQKMEMSCEIEVKTRKKNASQLFEILNSLYEIEAKIKE
- a CDS encoding ABC transporter permease, which encodes MNSLLKENIKIAFGSIKTQILRTTLTVLIIAIGITALVGILTVVSALENTISSDFASMGANTFNINRYENTIKRRGGEERTIINPVISYPEAVTFKNKYNFPLAQTSLSFKATSTAEVKFDTEKTDPEITIMGVDEYFVPNSGLETSVGRNFNNFDISNNNYVCVVGSDFLKGLLKDVNPINKIISIRGARFKVIGVLKEKGSTFGNSQDLRVLIPIQVARSLFTAANINYSVSVMVNNKEFLDQAIDNAISSMRSIRKLSPIKENNFAVVRSDDLINRILSITQYLGWASWVIGIITILGSSIALMNIMIVSVTERTREIGVRKSLGAKRSTVAIQFFIETLLIGQIGGLAGIIFGILIGYGIASALSFVFVIPWQAIMAAFLTSFAVAIVSGLYPAIKAAMLDPIEALRYE
- a CDS encoding acyl-CoA thioesterase — protein: MREYEFKVRVRYAETDQMGVVYHGNYAQYFEMGRVEWLRNIGISYKWMEENGVMLPVVSLTMNYKKPARYDDILRVKTIFKSQKSVKIEFDYEIYNEEDELLTIGHSVLVFVDMKTGRPIAAPDYVKTQLLRM
- the ribD gene encoding bifunctional diaminohydroxyphosphoribosylaminopyrimidine deaminase/5-amino-6-(5-phosphoribosylamino)uracil reductase RibD; this encodes MKKHEKYLARCIELAQNGLGTTYPNPMVGSVIVYKDQIIGEGWHKKAGEPHAEVNAVNSVKDKSLLKEATIYVSLEPCSHFGKTPPCCDLIIQHQIPNVVIGTVDPNEKVAGKGIKKLIEAGSNVTVGVLESECNELNKRFFTFHQKQRPYIILKWAESADGFIAPNERDEQKPVWISNPYSRQLVHKWRTEEQAILVGTQTAIDDNPKLDVRDWTGKSPVRIVLDQNNRIPKTNHLLDNQQKTIVFCQSNQNTNQENLIFEVIDFNQNIASQIARTLFNHQIQSVIIEGGGQTLQTFIDTNLWDEARIFKGQNTFKNGTKAPIIKPTTNQTQLILKDELLIFRNHD
- a CDS encoding four helix bundle protein; the encoded protein is MKFQDLLAYKKSFELSMLIFKTTKTFPIEEKYSLTDQIRRSSRSVSANIAEASRKIRYKKHFILKLTDSDAENAETQAWLEYSFACKYISEELFSELTTKSLEIGKLINYMINNPDKFS
- a CDS encoding HAD family hydrolase — encoded protein: MINTIIFDFGDIFINLDKKTTMDGFKNLGLKEWNEDLDQLNIQFEKGNISRNEFLAGFQKHMPNASIEEIQDVWNTILADFPLYRLEFLQMLSKKYRLFLLSNTDSIHIETFEQRVGSSFYGDFYQCFEKVYFSFEMGMRKPDAEIYQALLNQHELQPKRTLFVDDKKENTDAAAALGIQVWNLQVGKEDVVDLFEKNIL
- the prmC gene encoding peptide chain release factor N(5)-glutamine methyltransferase, encoding MRIKEYRAQFIQELSPIYGVEEAESFFYLILENQKQLKRIDLALNSDLVFSDSDLDYWNSVLNELKKEIPVQYLLGKAHFYGLEFEVNENVLIPRPETEELVDWIIETKKSEVRSKNLRILDIGTGSGCIAISLAKNIPNAQVFAIDVSEKALATAQKNAEMNQTEVHFIKTDILKTDDLENLPTSNFQLPTQFDIIVSNPPYVRNLEKEEIKKNVLDYEPHLALFVADDNALIFYRKIAELAQKNLAPNGQLFFEINQYLGKEMIVLLENMNFKNVELRKDIYGNDRMTLGRI
- the dnaA gene encoding chromosomal replication initiator protein DnaA, giving the protein MNKTAQSVWDNCLSFIKDNIQDQAYKTWFEPIKSVELTDNALYIQVPSKFFYEWLEEHYVKLLKVALTKELGKNAKLLYKIKMENTYGNKQPFTEQLPSASRPPVKPQNVDAPLKNLDPELKNPFVIPGIRNLKIESQLNANYSFDNFLEGDSNRLARSAGMAVANKPGGTSFNPLLIFGGVGLGKTHLAHAIGVEIKDKYPEKTVLYISAEIFTQQYIDSVKKNNRNDFIHFYQLIDVLIIDDVQFLSGKSGTQDVFFHIFNYLHQNGKQVILTSDKAPVDMQDIEQRLLSRFKWGLSAELHQPDYETRISILKNILFRDGVEMPDEIIEYVARNIKTNVRELEGAIISLIAQSSFNKKEVTIELAKSVVEKFVKNVKREISIDYIQKIVSDYFQLDVETLQSKTRKRHVVQARQLAMFFAKKFTKSSLANIGSQIGDRDHATVLHACKTVDNLVATDKQFKKFVEDIHKKLTL
- a CDS encoding SAM-dependent methyltransferase, with product MKSSTLFGKLYLIPTTMGECDPMDVLPQTVKRTIDFIDHYIVENEKTARKSIKAVHPEKKQSDLVLFALNKHTDAKEHLDFIKPLLEGKNVGLMSEAGCPGVADPGAVIVKLAHDKGIQVVPLVGPSSILLAMMASGMNGQSFTFHGYLPIEKDDKRAALKSLERISFEKNQSQIFIETPYRNNKLVEDLIQILHPETHLCIATDITLPTEYIKTKKISAWKKENVDLHKRPTIFIIHKI
- a CDS encoding low molecular weight protein-tyrosine-phosphatase, producing the protein MSVKILMVCLGNICRSPLAEGILASKLPKDKFFVDSAGTGAWHSGSQPDSRSIAVAKQHHLDISSQRARLFKVEDFETFDYIYVMDKSNYRDVIRLAENDTQKEKVEIIMNELYPDENVDVPDPYYGISNGFEMVYQMLDEACEIIASKLKANHN